A genomic region of Papaver somniferum cultivar HN1 chromosome 7, ASM357369v1, whole genome shotgun sequence contains the following coding sequences:
- the LOC113296992 gene encoding G-type lectin S-receptor-like serine/threonine-protein kinase At1g34300 isoform X3 — protein sequence MRDPWIRLLTGGEAGNTAILDSDSRFEFLRNGNLRLINHVSNKLLWESNTADKGITVATLDESGNLSLKNASNFSVWSTFENPTNTILPSQDFTTDKILKSGAYSFNLLKSGNLTLSWNTNTIYWNKGLNPSIDDTNLNAPYLGLLQTGVFRLFDRTLSSPVTIASTGDYGEGSTDTYRFLRLDSDGNLRIYTSVKGSGVFNQTWAAVQDQCLVYGWCGDMGICRYTEESGAVCGCPSGNFELSDPNDSRKGCRRKVEIENCPSNPIMMELENTRFLTYPPELPSQAFTNGIVACKSNCLVDSECDASTSLADGSGLCYMKRSKFISGYHSPALISTSFVKICGPVIPNPPPQCAPNGETFSLRSGVVAVVVLVSVGCVCIIGVCLWFWRYSYSPKYGGHYSLLDYTSGAPIQFSYRELHRATKRFKDKLGSGGFGSVYKGVLANRTVIAVKRLEGIEQGERQFRMEVAIISSTHHLNLVRLIGFCTESRHRLLVYEFMKNGSLENALFNVEENSRKVLNWETRFNIALGTAKGITYLHEECRDCILHCDIKPENILLDENSNAKVSDFGLAKLINPRDDLFETLTSIRGTRGYLAPEWVANLPITSKSDVYSYGMVLLEIVGGRRNFDVSEETGGLRFSVWAYKEFERGNIFNIVDKRLIEQEVDMEQVMRAVQVSFWCIQEQPSQRPKMGKVVQMLEGIASIEMAPSPKAATEVSIVGPSLTSHGSSIGSLAHAPPPSSFSVETQRSDYLYK from the coding sequence GAGTCAGGTAATTTGTCTCTTAAAAATGCTTCGAATTTCTCTGTTTGGTCTACCTTTGAGAATCCTACTAATACAATTTTGCCAAGCCAAGATTTCACTACTGATAAGATTCTAAAGTCTGGGGCATATTCTTTTAATCTGCTTAAGTCTGGTAATCTTACACTTAGTTGGAATACTAACACAATTTACTGGAATAAAGGACTTAATCCTTCAATAGATGATACCAACTTAAATGCACCATACTTAGGTCTTCTGCAGACTGGTGTTTTCAGGCTTTTCGATCGAACGCTTTCATCCCCAGTTACTATAGCATCTACTGGTGATTATGGAGAGGGTAGTACTGATACTTATAGATTTTTAAGGCTTGATTCTGATGGAAATTTGAGAATTTATACTTCTgttaagggtagtggagtatttAATCAGACATGGGCAGCTGTTCAAGATCAGTGTTTAGTTTATGGGTGGTGTGGTGACATGGGTATCTGTAGATATACTGAAGAATCAGGCGCTGTATGCGGTTGTCCGTCGGGGAATTTTGAGTTGTCAGATCCAAATGATAGTAGAAAAGGGTGCAGAAGGAAGGTGGAGATTGAAAACTGTCCTAGTAATCCAATCATGATGGAATTAGAGAATACTAGGTTCCTTACTTACCCACCTGAGCTTCCTTCGCAGGCATTTACTAATGGGATTGTGGCGTGTAAATCAAATTGCCTCGTGGATTCAGAGTGTGATGCATCCACCTCCCTGGCTGATGGTTCAGGACTTTGTTATATGAAAAGGTCCAAGTTTATTAGTGGGTATCACTCTCCTGCTCTTATTAGTACTTCTTTTGTTAAGATCTGTGGACCAGTGATCCCTAATCCACCACCTCAATGCGCCCCGAATGGTGAAACTTTTAGTTTGCGCAGTGGGGTTGTAGCTGTTGTTGTTTTAGTTTCTGTGGGTTGTGTGTGTATCATTGGAGTTTGTCTCTGGTTTTGGCGCTATAGCTATAGTCCAAAGTATGGCGGACACTACTCCTTGCTAGATTACACTTCTGGGGCTCCAATTCAATTCTCATACAGAGAATTGCATCGCGCAACAAAGAGATTCAAGGACAAGCTTGGATCAGGAGGCTTCGGGTCTGTCTATAAAGGGGTACTTGCCAACAGAACAGTAATTGCAGTTAAAAGACTTGAAGGGATTGAACAAGGGGAGAGACAGTTTAGAATGGAGGTTGCAATTATAAGTAGCACACACCATTTGAATTTGGTGAGGCTTATCGGATTTTGCACTGAAAGTCGTCACAGATTGCTGGTTTACGAGTTCATGAAAAATGGATCCCTGGAGAATGCACTTTTCAATGTGGAAGAAAATTCTAGAAAGGTGTTGAACTGGGAAACTCGGTTCAACATAGCACTCGGGACTGCAAAAGGGATAACCTACCTGCACGAGGAGTGTCGCGACTGCATTTTGCATTGTGATATAAAGCCAGAGAACATACTCTTGGATGAGAATTCCAATGCCAAGGTCTCGGATTTTGGTCTGGCCAAGCTCATTAATCCAAGAGATGACTTATTTGAAACATTGACAAGTATCAGGGGAACAAGAGGGTACTTGGCTCCAGAATGGGTGGCTAACCTTCCAATAACATCAAAATCCGACGTTTATAGTTACGGAATGGTCTTGCTGGAGATAGTAGGTGGGAGGCGAAACTTTGACGTTTCAGAGGAGACAGGTGGACTAAGATTTTCTGTTTGGGCATACAAAGAGTTTGAGAGGGGAAATATCTTTAACATAGTTGATAAAAGACTTATCGAGCAAGAGGTAGACATGGAACAAGTGATGAGAGCAGTTCAGGTGAGCTTCTGGTGCATCCAAGAGCAGCCATCCCAGAGGCCAAAAATGGGAAAAGTAGTCCAGATGTTAGAAGGGATTGCTTCTATTGAAATGGCGCCATCCCCCAAGGCTGCAACAGAAGTTTCTATAGTTGGGCCTAGTTTAACTTCACATGGCAGTAGTATTGGGAGTTTAGCCCATGCTCCCCCTCCATCATCATTTTCTGTTGAGACCCAGAGAAGTGATTATTTGTACAAATGA